One genomic window of Halolamina sediminis includes the following:
- a CDS encoding ABC transporter substrate-binding protein: MSDQPRLPTGRRSVLAALGSGVAALGSGCLRRARNLTGWRSAQPVELRIKTLPADADPYALRLARRVAAWFREAGIGVDVLPMAEQELVRQCLLRSEFDLFVMRLPAKFRDPDALTTLLHSRFADAPGWQNPFSYTDLDADGTIERQRRTSGEQRREALADLQRTIARSQPFTMLTVPDDVRAARTADDTNWRAADLTDPMDYLQLDRGDGQLRVVGTDRRATTNLNPLSVEFRRSGVLTGLLYDPLARPLDGEYTPWLASSIEFGTDEAPTAQVTLREDVRWHDGESLTADDVVFTYDLLADTTLGDDESAAVPSPEFRGRRTLVDEVSVVDDRRVTLSFVDADEDVARRALTAPILPEHVWRDRTDPAAIGGIPVGTVTEALVTNNIPPVGSGPFEFVRNTPRERLLLERVDDHFSTREGTALPGWIADSALDALSVRVVGSDVAAVEAVTDGESDVTGTAVGASTVPRIGRAEGTELLVRRSERPYVLGYNTGRPHLSNPRFRHTLARLIDGAHLGEDVLDGYARPAVGPLQGTEWYPDDLAWDDGNPVVPFLGQHGELNAEAARASFREAGYQYDDDTLVGGAT, from the coding sequence ATGAGCGACCAGCCACGTCTGCCGACGGGCCGACGATCGGTCCTCGCGGCGCTGGGCAGCGGCGTCGCCGCCCTCGGCAGTGGCTGTCTCCGCCGAGCCCGGAACCTCACCGGCTGGCGATCCGCACAGCCCGTCGAACTGCGGATCAAGACGCTGCCGGCCGACGCCGACCCTTACGCCCTCCGGCTCGCACGACGGGTCGCCGCGTGGTTCCGCGAGGCGGGCATCGGCGTCGACGTGCTCCCGATGGCCGAACAGGAGCTCGTACGCCAGTGTCTGCTCCGGTCCGAGTTCGACCTGTTCGTGATGCGGCTGCCAGCGAAGTTCCGCGATCCCGACGCGCTCACCACCCTGCTCCACTCGCGGTTCGCCGACGCCCCGGGCTGGCAGAACCCGTTCAGCTACACCGACCTCGATGCCGACGGCACGATCGAGCGCCAGCGACGGACCAGCGGCGAGCAGCGCCGGGAGGCGCTCGCCGACCTCCAGCGGACGATCGCCCGATCGCAGCCGTTCACCATGCTGACGGTACCCGACGACGTTCGGGCGGCACGAACCGCCGACGACACGAACTGGCGGGCGGCCGATCTGACCGACCCGATGGACTACCTGCAGCTGGATCGCGGCGACGGGCAGCTCCGGGTGGTCGGCACCGATCGCCGGGCGACCACGAACCTGAACCCGCTCTCCGTCGAGTTCCGGCGAAGTGGCGTGTTGACCGGGCTGCTGTACGACCCGCTCGCGCGGCCCCTCGACGGCGAGTACACACCGTGGCTCGCGTCCTCGATCGAGTTCGGGACCGACGAAGCGCCGACCGCGCAGGTCACGCTCCGGGAGGACGTCCGCTGGCACGACGGGGAGTCGTTGACCGCCGACGACGTGGTGTTCACGTACGACCTGCTCGCGGACACGACGCTGGGCGACGACGAGTCGGCTGCGGTGCCGTCCCCGGAGTTCCGCGGCCGGCGCACGCTCGTCGACGAGGTCTCGGTCGTCGACGATCGACGGGTGACGCTGTCGTTCGTCGATGCCGACGAGGACGTGGCTCGGCGTGCGCTGACGGCGCCGATACTTCCCGAACACGTCTGGCGCGACCGGACCGACCCGGCCGCCATTGGCGGTATCCCCGTCGGGACGGTGACCGAGGCGCTGGTCACGAACAACATCCCACCGGTGGGGAGCGGCCCGTTCGAGTTCGTCCGGAACACCCCCCGTGAGCGCCTGCTACTCGAACGTGTCGACGACCACTTCTCGACGCGGGAAGGGACGGCGCTGCCCGGCTGGATCGCCGACTCCGCGCTCGACGCGCTGTCGGTTCGGGTCGTCGGCTCCGACGTGGCCGCCGTCGAGGCAGTGACCGACGGGGAGTCGGACGTGACTGGCACCGCCGTCGGCGCGTCGACGGTCCCCCGGATCGGCCGCGCCGAGGGGACCGAACTGCTCGTGCGTCGGTCGGAGCGGCCGTACGTGCTCGGCTACAACACGGGCCGCCCGCACCTCTCTAACCCCCGGTTCCGGCACACGCTCGCGCGACTGATCGACGGGGCACACCTCGGCGAGGACGTGCTCGACGGCTACGCCCGGCCCGCGGTCGGCCCGCTCCAGGGGACGGAGTGGTACCCCGACGATCTGGCGTGGGACGACGGGAACCCAGTCGTCCCATTCCTCGGACAGCACGGCGAACTCAACGCCGAAGCGGCCCGCGCGTCGTTCCGCGAGGCGGGCTACCAGTACGACGACGACACGCTCGTCGGGGGGGCGACGTGA
- a CDS encoding thioredoxin domain-containing protein, with protein MTDSPSGDARNRLAGAASPYLQQHADNPVNWQPWDDDALAEARERDVPIFLSVGYSACHWCHVMAEESFEDPAVAEVLNENFVPVKVDREERPDLDRVYQTVCQLVTGGGGWPLSAFLTPEGKPFYVGTYFPPEPQPGRNVPGFEQLCRQIADSWNDPEQRGEMENRAEQWTAAARDRMAPADSPEEETERPSSEILDDAAAAAIRGADRQHGGFGQGSPKFPQPGRVELLLRVASLSGDSEPLTVAENALGAMGSGGLYDHLGGGFHRYCVDEDWTVPHFEKMAYDNATIPAAFLAGYRATGRERYAEIVRETLDFAERELSHPEGGFFSTLDARSETPASRLDEGEEPEREEGAFYVWTPAEVREHVDEPAATLFCRRYGVVSGGNFEGGTSVLNETVPVAELVGAEIEVARETVTAPDSAAAVRELLADARETLFAAREERPRPLRDEKVLAGWNGLLIETFARAGFVLGDDARIERAQSALGFVRDELWNADAGRLARRFKDGQVGIDAALEDYAFLGRGAFELYQATGDVEPLAFALDLAGVVADSFYDPEDGTLYLSPNDGEELVARPQELTDQSTPSSVGAAVALLLDLDHFTDDDLGEVARETLATHRGRIEASPVEHGTLAMAADAAERGSLELTVAADELPGEWRETLADRHLPGAVVARRPPTAAGLEAWLDELGLEEAPPIWAGREARDGEPTVYACRSRTCSPPETDLSAALDWVEANL; from the coding sequence ATGACCGACTCGCCCAGCGGCGACGCGCGGAACCGACTCGCCGGGGCGGCCAGCCCCTACCTGCAGCAGCACGCCGACAACCCCGTGAACTGGCAGCCGTGGGACGACGACGCGCTCGCGGAGGCCCGGGAGCGCGACGTGCCGATCTTCCTCTCGGTCGGCTACTCGGCTTGCCACTGGTGTCACGTCATGGCCGAGGAGTCCTTCGAGGACCCCGCGGTCGCCGAGGTGCTGAACGAGAACTTCGTCCCGGTCAAGGTCGACCGCGAGGAGCGGCCGGACCTCGACCGCGTCTACCAGACTGTCTGTCAGCTGGTCACCGGCGGCGGCGGGTGGCCGCTGTCGGCGTTTCTGACGCCCGAGGGGAAGCCGTTCTACGTCGGGACGTACTTCCCGCCCGAGCCGCAGCCTGGGCGGAACGTTCCCGGGTTCGAGCAGCTCTGCCGCCAGATCGCCGACTCCTGGAACGACCCCGAGCAGCGCGGGGAGATGGAGAACCGCGCCGAGCAGTGGACGGCGGCGGCGCGGGACCGCATGGCGCCCGCGGACTCCCCGGAGGAAGAGACCGAGCGGCCGAGCAGCGAGATCCTCGACGACGCCGCGGCGGCGGCGATCCGCGGCGCCGACCGCCAGCACGGCGGGTTCGGGCAGGGGAGCCCGAAGTTCCCCCAGCCCGGGCGGGTCGAACTCCTGCTCCGTGTCGCGTCGCTGTCGGGTGATTCCGAGCCGCTGACGGTCGCCGAGAACGCGTTGGGGGCGATGGGCAGCGGCGGACTGTACGACCACCTCGGCGGCGGCTTCCACCGCTACTGCGTCGACGAGGACTGGACGGTCCCCCACTTCGAGAAGATGGCGTACGACAACGCCACGATCCCGGCGGCCTTTCTCGCGGGCTATCGCGCGACGGGGCGGGAGCGCTACGCCGAGATCGTCCGGGAGACGCTCGACTTCGCGGAACGCGAACTCTCCCACCCCGAGGGCGGCTTCTTCAGCACGCTCGACGCACGGAGCGAGACCCCCGCCTCACGCCTCGACGAGGGGGAGGAGCCCGAACGCGAGGAGGGGGCGTTCTACGTCTGGACGCCCGCGGAGGTCCGCGAGCACGTCGACGAGCCGGCGGCGACGCTGTTCTGTCGGCGATACGGCGTCGTCTCCGGCGGCAACTTCGAGGGCGGCACGAGCGTTCTGAACGAGACCGTCCCCGTGGCGGAGTTGGTCGGCGCCGAGATCGAGGTCGCGCGAGAGACGGTCACCGCGCCCGATTCGGCGGCCGCGGTTCGGGAACTGCTGGCAGACGCCCGCGAGACGCTGTTTGCGGCCCGCGAGGAACGCCCCCGACCGCTCCGCGACGAGAAGGTGCTGGCGGGCTGGAACGGCCTGCTGATCGAGACGTTCGCCCGTGCGGGGTTCGTGCTGGGCGACGACGCCCGGATCGAGCGCGCACAGTCGGCGCTTGGTTTCGTCCGCGACGAGCTCTGGAACGCCGATGCCGGCCGGCTCGCCCGCCGGTTCAAGGACGGGCAGGTGGGGATCGACGCCGCCCTCGAGGACTACGCGTTCCTCGGCCGCGGCGCGTTCGAGCTGTACCAAGCGACCGGCGACGTGGAGCCGCTCGCGTTCGCGCTCGATCTCGCTGGCGTCGTCGCCGACTCGTTCTACGACCCCGAGGACGGGACGCTCTACCTCTCGCCGAACGACGGGGAGGAGCTCGTCGCCCGGCCGCAGGAGCTCACCGACCAGTCGACGCCCTCCAGCGTCGGCGCCGCGGTCGCGCTGCTGCTCGATCTGGACCACTTCACCGACGACGATCTCGGCGAAGTGGCCCGCGAGACGCTCGCGACCCACCGCGGCCGGATCGAGGCCAGCCCCGTCGAGCACGGGACGCTCGCGATGGCTGCCGACGCGGCCGAGCGCGGCTCGCTCGAACTCACCGTCGCCGCCGACGAACTGCCGGGCGAATGGCGCGAGACGCTCGCTGACCGCCATCTCCCGGGTGCCGTCGTTGCCCGGCGACCGCCGACGGCGGCGGGGCTGGAGGCGTGGCTCGACGAACTCGGACTCGAGGAGGCACCGCCGATCTGGGCCGGACGCGAGGCCCGCGACGGCGAACCGACGGTGTACGCCTGTCGGTCGCGAACCTGCTCGCCGCCGGAGACGGATCTGTCGGCAGCGCTGGACTGGGTCGAAGCGAACCTGTAG
- a CDS encoding glycosyltransferase family 39 protein → MSRVVGRLPITRDDARWFGATLAAGLLAVAVYLATNPYPAYGAGLYLRIADAIAAGGYAPPARIAGYTAEGVPFAYPPLQFYVLAVLLDLGATPIALARVLPSVGVLAALVPVYLLARDYAGSQPAGAAAGVAVALNPQLLQWHVSAGGVVRAFAFCYALTAIYAGYRALEHDSRPAVAVGALAFGATVLTHPTYSLFVVVSYVLLWGVRDRSVAGLARSAAVGLGGAVVATPWLLWVTSTHGIAVLTGAAGTHGGVGGGAATLFGALSSATALPLLGAAYLLWARREWFLAAWTLAAELLFAQPRFVFTVGSVVAAVAAVDVARRLPALDGSISLPGTGAVNRREAAAAACLLLASVAGGAYLAHEMTLGSDPSTPEFLDDEDVAAMEWAERETAPDATFVVLGDAAEWFPALADRTILVGPWGVEWRGPDAYTTQLASFEAISRCDSASCVEGEAGAVGADPEYVYLPKGAYTVRGHPEVTFGTLDRSFAASPDWERAYENDGVVVYRAAG, encoded by the coding sequence ATGAGCCGCGTCGTCGGCCGCCTCCCGATCACACGCGACGACGCGCGGTGGTTCGGCGCCACCCTCGCGGCGGGGCTGCTCGCGGTCGCCGTCTACCTCGCGACCAACCCCTATCCGGCGTACGGCGCCGGACTCTACCTCCGGATCGCCGACGCGATCGCCGCCGGCGGCTACGCCCCGCCGGCCCGGATCGCGGGGTACACTGCCGAGGGCGTCCCCTTCGCCTACCCGCCGCTGCAGTTCTACGTGCTCGCGGTGCTGCTCGATCTCGGCGCGACCCCCATCGCGCTAGCCCGCGTGCTCCCCTCTGTCGGCGTACTGGCCGCGCTCGTGCCCGTTTACCTGCTTGCGCGGGACTACGCGGGATCGCAGCCCGCGGGCGCGGCCGCGGGCGTCGCCGTCGCGCTCAACCCCCAACTGCTCCAGTGGCACGTCTCCGCTGGCGGCGTGGTGCGGGCGTTCGCGTTCTGCTACGCGCTGACCGCGATCTACGCCGGCTACCGGGCGCTCGAACACGACTCGCGGCCGGCGGTTGCCGTCGGCGCGCTGGCGTTCGGCGCGACGGTGCTCACCCACCCGACGTACTCGCTGTTCGTCGTCGTCAGCTACGTCCTGCTGTGGGGCGTCCGGGACCGCTCAGTCGCCGGGCTCGCCCGGAGCGCGGCGGTCGGCCTCGGCGGCGCCGTCGTCGCGACGCCGTGGCTGCTGTGGGTGACGAGCACCCACGGGATCGCCGTGCTCACGGGCGCCGCGGGCACCCACGGCGGCGTCGGCGGCGGCGCGGCGACGCTTTTCGGCGCGCTGAGTTCGGCCACTGCGTTGCCGCTGCTCGGCGCCGCCTACTTACTGTGGGCCCGCCGGGAGTGGTTCCTCGCGGCGTGGACCCTCGCCGCGGAGCTACTGTTCGCCCAGCCGCGGTTCGTCTTCACCGTCGGGAGCGTCGTCGCGGCGGTCGCGGCCGTCGACGTGGCTCGGCGCCTCCCCGCGCTGGACGGAAGCATCTCGCTGCCCGGAACGGGCGCAGTCAATCGCCGGGAGGCCGCCGCCGCGGCGTGTCTCCTCCTCGCGAGCGTCGCCGGCGGGGCGTACCTCGCCCACGAAATGACGCTCGGAAGCGACCCCTCGACGCCCGAGTTCCTCGACGACGAGGACGTGGCGGCGATGGAGTGGGCCGAGCGCGAGACGGCGCCCGACGCGACGTTCGTCGTGCTCGGCGACGCCGCGGAGTGGTTCCCGGCGTTGGCCGACCGGACGATCCTCGTCGGTCCGTGGGGCGTGGAGTGGCGCGGGCCGGACGCGTACACCACGCAGTTGGCGTCGTTCGAGGCGATTTCTCGGTGTGATTCGGCGTCCTGTGTCGAGGGAGAGGCGGGAGCCGTCGGCGCCGATCCCGAGTACGTCTACCTCCCAAAGGGCGCTTACACGGTTCGGGGGCACCCTGAGGTGACGTTCGGTACGCTCGACCGTTCGTTCGCGGCGTCGCCGGACTGGGAGCGCGCGTACGAGAACGACGGCGTGGTCGTCTACCGCGCGGCCGGGTAG
- a CDS encoding phosphatase PAP2 family protein: MSLLTVLSNVVAVVLLLHLVSLGTLRWLSGAGICRGSLRENVRAVGPTAAVLGALLLANGTVRDVGVQLSWLIGINVTGAIHAIEGGFVAGLQSYATPPLTAYFSFVYVFGYVFLLTFPIVLYVLHDDTRPLSATLVAYALNYGIGLVCYVLFVAYGPRNFMPGAVESLLFANWPEVQALTSQVNENTNVFPSLHTSLSATVALLAARYRSTAPGWLPIAAIGAVSVAIATMYLGIHWLTDVLAGFLLAAFSVGVGARFAERRHGEDGTESLDRSRGTAGGVVEQFRR, from the coding sequence GTGAGCCTGCTGACCGTCCTCTCAAACGTCGTCGCCGTCGTCCTCCTCCTGCATCTGGTGAGCCTCGGCACGCTCCGCTGGCTCTCCGGCGCCGGAATCTGCCGCGGTTCGCTTCGGGAGAACGTCCGCGCAGTCGGTCCGACGGCGGCGGTGCTCGGCGCGCTGCTGCTGGCCAACGGCACCGTCCGGGACGTGGGGGTCCAGCTCTCCTGGCTGATCGGCATCAACGTCACGGGCGCGATTCACGCGATCGAGGGCGGGTTCGTCGCCGGCCTCCAGTCGTACGCGACGCCGCCGCTGACGGCGTACTTCAGCTTCGTCTACGTGTTCGGCTACGTGTTCCTCTTGACGTTCCCGATCGTGCTCTACGTGCTCCACGACGACACGCGTCCACTGTCGGCGACGCTGGTAGCGTACGCACTGAACTACGGTATCGGCCTCGTCTGTTACGTGCTGTTCGTCGCGTACGGCCCCCGGAACTTCATGCCGGGCGCGGTCGAGTCGCTGCTGTTCGCCAACTGGCCGGAGGTGCAGGCGCTCACGAGTCAGGTCAACGAGAACACCAACGTGTTCCCGTCGCTGCACACCTCACTGTCGGCGACGGTGGCGCTGCTGGCCGCCCGGTACCGTTCGACCGCGCCGGGGTGGCTCCCGATCGCGGCGATCGGCGCTGTCTCGGTCGCGATCGCGACGATGTATCTGGGAATCCACTGGCTGACCGACGTGCTCGCCGGCTTCCTGCTCGCGGCGTTCAGCGTCGGCGTCGGCGCCCGGTTCGCCGAGCGCCGACACGGGGAGGACGGGACGGAGTCGCTCGATCGATCACGCGGCACCGCGGGCGGCGTCGTCGAGCAGTTCAGGCGGTAG
- a CDS encoding thioredoxin family protein, producing MANTETDSPESTLSTLQPDPTWSADAHEETVEALGAEGLTFRIWGGDWCGDCRQQLPAFAAALSAAGVPDERIHAHAVERVDGEKVGDGIEEYGIDLIPTVIVERDGEEIARFVESEARPIAVYLADEISG from the coding sequence ATGGCCAACACAGAGACTGATTCCCCCGAATCGACGCTCTCGACGCTCCAGCCGGACCCGACGTGGAGCGCCGACGCCCACGAGGAGACGGTCGAGGCCCTCGGCGCCGAGGGGCTCACGTTCCGCATCTGGGGCGGCGACTGGTGTGGCGACTGCCGCCAGCAGCTACCCGCCTTCGCGGCCGCGCTTTCGGCCGCGGGCGTGCCCGACGAGCGGATCCACGCCCACGCGGTCGAGCGCGTGGACGGCGAGAAAGTGGGCGACGGTATCGAAGAGTACGGGATCGACCTGATCCCGACGGTGATCGTCGAGCGCGATGGGGAGGAGATCGCGCGGTTCGTCGAAAGCGAGGCCCGACCGATCGCGGTCTACCTCGCCGACGAGATTTCCGGGTGA
- a CDS encoding DUF5804 family protein, with amino-acid sequence MAQVCLLGEPESDLRYELLSRETAREALSTYELREPYANSLALDTVSIGAAVSLLNDLNWYLVRFVRTALVQSDSVSETEWLSRELATAIRDGEVAPEETGTLLQVYGVEDGRPEDAVFVEREGEWTPEREGYDDVLVVRVTESEFDG; translated from the coding sequence ATGGCGCAGGTCTGTCTGCTGGGCGAGCCCGAGAGCGACCTCCGGTACGAACTGCTCTCCCGGGAGACCGCCCGGGAGGCGCTCTCGACGTACGAGCTCCGGGAGCCGTACGCGAACAGCCTCGCGCTCGACACCGTCTCGATCGGCGCCGCGGTGTCGCTGCTGAACGACTTGAACTGGTACCTCGTCCGGTTCGTCAGGACGGCGCTGGTGCAGTCGGACTCGGTATCGGAGACGGAATGGCTCTCCCGCGAACTCGCGACGGCGATCAGGGACGGTGAGGTGGCCCCCGAGGAGACGGGGACGCTTCTACAGGTGTACGGAGTCGAGGACGGGCGACCGGAGGACGCCGTGTTCGTCGAACGGGAAGGTGAGTGGACTCCGGAACGTGAGGGGTACGACGACGTGCTCGTCGTTCGGGTGACGGAGTCCGAGTTCGACGGGTAG
- a CDS encoding arylsulfotransferase family protein, which yields MSFPKRTARLLLAALVVVSAVTVVAGYVESERTNDRVTGDPAVEQAFRSGSDEAVVGEREGITVVATDSNAFVSDESDAPRAQAELAAFAPDGSVYYYQNDHTRYWDVDPVEGTSHTVEFVYADHLDADECDGSVCTRNGIERVNLTTGERTDVFSRITAGKHSTRWHDADRIDDERLLIADIAQDRAFIVNTTTGLIEWSWEAQADYDVSSGGPFPEDWTHINDVEHVEIDGQKAVMVSLRNQDQVAFVGMDGELKENWTLGTDGDHATLYEQHNPDFIPAERGGPALLVGDSENGRIVEYQREDGEWVESWTWTDQRMQWPRDADRLPNGHTLITDSNGDRVVEVDREGEIVWSADVGFPYESERLGTGDESTGGESAASLGLPSHEPAPENASLFDRVQNALPPAIANAISYAFPRWVGLLEGSAIVVLLGSLLRWATLEYCWRDRTVAFRSPIEFRRK from the coding sequence ATGTCGTTCCCCAAGCGGACCGCTCGCCTCCTGCTCGCCGCGTTGGTCGTCGTCTCGGCAGTGACGGTCGTCGCCGGCTACGTCGAGAGTGAACGCACGAACGACCGTGTGACCGGCGACCCCGCCGTCGAGCAGGCGTTCCGGTCCGGTAGCGACGAAGCCGTCGTCGGCGAGCGCGAGGGAATCACCGTCGTCGCGACGGACTCCAACGCGTTCGTCAGCGACGAGAGCGACGCGCCGCGGGCGCAGGCCGAACTCGCGGCGTTCGCCCCCGACGGAAGCGTCTACTACTACCAGAACGACCACACGCGCTACTGGGACGTCGACCCCGTCGAGGGCACCAGCCACACCGTCGAGTTCGTCTACGCCGACCACCTCGACGCCGACGAGTGTGACGGCTCGGTCTGTACCCGAAACGGGATCGAGCGCGTCAACCTCACCACGGGTGAGCGCACGGACGTGTTCAGCCGGATCACCGCCGGCAAGCACTCCACGCGCTGGCACGACGCCGACCGCATCGACGACGAGCGACTCCTAATTGCCGACATTGCACAGGACCGCGCGTTCATCGTGAACACGACGACCGGGCTGATCGAGTGGTCGTGGGAAGCACAGGCAGACTACGACGTGTCGAGCGGCGGGCCGTTCCCCGAGGACTGGACCCACATCAACGACGTGGAGCACGTCGAGATCGACGGGCAGAAAGCGGTGATGGTCAGCCTCCGGAACCAAGACCAAGTCGCCTTCGTCGGCATGGACGGCGAACTGAAGGAGAACTGGACGCTCGGCACCGACGGTGACCACGCGACGCTGTACGAGCAGCACAACCCCGACTTCATCCCCGCCGAGCGGGGCGGCCCGGCGCTGCTCGTCGGCGACTCCGAGAACGGCCGGATCGTCGAGTACCAGCGCGAGGACGGCGAGTGGGTCGAGTCGTGGACGTGGACCGACCAGCGGATGCAGTGGCCCCGCGACGCCGACCGGCTTCCGAACGGCCACACGCTGATCACCGACTCCAACGGCGACCGGGTGGTCGAGGTCGACCGCGAAGGTGAGATCGTCTGGTCGGCCGACGTGGGGTTCCCCTACGAGTCCGAGCGGCTCGGCACCGGTGACGAGAGCACGGGTGGGGAGAGCGCGGCGTCGCTGGGGCTACCGAGCCACGAGCCAGCGCCCGAGAACGCGTCGCTGTTCGATCGGGTCCAGAACGCGCTGCCCCCAGCGATCGCGAACGCGATCTCCTACGCCTTCCCGCGCTGGGTCGGCCTGCTGGAGGGGAGCGCGATCGTCGTCCTGCTCGGCAGCCTGCTGCGCTGGGCGACGCTGGAGTACTGCTGGCGCGACAGAACGGTGGCGTTCCGATCGCCGATCGAGTTCCGCCGGAAATGA
- a CDS encoding pentapeptide repeat-containing protein: protein MELPHSELEPEEIKPGADLNEAGLREANLTDADLQGADLSEGDLRGATLVDADLRNADLSEAELGDADFTGADLSGADLSDAQRESIYRDDGDSIDPGGPTFSGAKLQNADLSGGAFIDGDFSTADLGDADLTDARLSDATFTDASLDAAEMTGADLGSGSLDGATLVDATLTDATLIGCNMRDAEFTDADLSNANLGGGKIEGATFTGAMVPDAIHDQLVEHGLIDEE, encoded by the coding sequence ATGGAACTCCCACACAGTGAACTCGAACCGGAGGAGATCAAACCGGGAGCCGACCTGAACGAGGCCGGCCTTCGGGAGGCGAATCTCACGGACGCCGATCTACAAGGTGCCGACCTCAGTGAGGGTGACCTTCGGGGAGCAACCCTTGTGGACGCCGACCTCCGAAACGCCGACCTCAGTGAAGCTGAACTCGGTGATGCTGATTTCACCGGCGCTGACCTGTCCGGAGCGGATCTTAGCGATGCCCAGCGTGAATCGATCTATCGCGACGACGGTGATTCGATCGACCCCGGTGGCCCGACCTTCAGCGGTGCGAAGCTCCAGAATGCAGACCTGTCGGGCGGTGCGTTCATCGATGGCGACTTCAGTACCGCAGACCTCGGCGACGCCGACCTCACTGATGCCAGGCTATCGGACGCAACGTTCACGGATGCAAGCCTCGACGCTGCCGAGATGACTGGTGCTGATCTGGGCAGCGGCAGCTTGGACGGAGCAACTCTCGTCGACGCGACACTCACGGATGCGACACTGATCGGCTGCAACATGCGGGACGCAGAGTTCACGGACGCCGATCTGTCGAACGCGAATCTGGGCGGTGGCAAAATCGAGGGCGCGACGTTCACCGGAGCGATGGTACCGGACGCGATCCACGATCAGTTAGTCGAACACGGGCTCATTGACGAGGAGTAA
- a CDS encoding PLP-dependent cysteine synthase family protein: MDANVIDAIGSPLVEVASPVGTVAAKLESKNPGGSAKDRPALYMIRAAEEAGELGEGDAIVEPTSGNTGIGLALIGAVKGYDVRIVIPGSKSPERRRIMRAYGADIEVVDGDISDARDRADELEATGEYVQVRQFENGANPRAHYETTGPEILDQVDDHDIDAFVAGVGTGGTLTGTSRRLLESFPEMEVVAVEPEENAVLSTGKSGHDDYQGMGPGFVAPNLDVDLIDAVEAVDLSTAERECRCLAREEGILVGQSSGAANVAARRTVKRLVEEGVDDPLVVTVFPDGGERYMSTGLFEAEEAEDCQWECED; encoded by the coding sequence ATGGACGCGAACGTGATCGACGCCATCGGCTCGCCGCTGGTCGAAGTGGCGTCGCCGGTCGGTACGGTCGCCGCCAAACTGGAGTCGAAAAACCCCGGCGGCTCCGCGAAGGACCGCCCCGCGCTGTACATGATCCGGGCGGCCGAGGAGGCCGGCGAACTCGGCGAGGGGGACGCGATCGTCGAACCCACGAGCGGGAACACCGGAATCGGGCTCGCCCTCATCGGCGCGGTGAAAGGGTACGACGTGCGGATCGTCATCCCCGGCTCGAAATCCCCCGAGCGCCGGCGGATCATGCGCGCCTACGGCGCCGACATCGAGGTCGTCGACGGTGACATCAGCGACGCACGCGACCGCGCCGACGAGCTCGAAGCGACCGGCGAGTACGTGCAGGTCCGGCAGTTCGAGAACGGCGCCAACCCCCGGGCCCACTACGAGACGACGGGCCCGGAGATTCTCGATCAGGTCGACGACCACGATATCGACGCTTTCGTCGCCGGCGTCGGCACCGGCGGGACACTGACGGGGACGAGCCGCCGGCTCTTGGAGTCCTTCCCCGAGATGGAGGTCGTCGCAGTCGAGCCAGAAGAGAACGCCGTGCTCTCCACGGGCAAATCCGGCCACGACGACTACCAGGGGATGGGCCCGGGGTTCGTCGCCCCGAACCTCGACGTAGATCTCATCGACGCGGTCGAGGCCGTCGATCTGTCGACCGCCGAGCGGGAGTGTCGCTGTCTGGCCCGCGAGGAGGGGATCCTAGTGGGACAGTCAAGCGGCGCCGCCAACGTCGCCGCGCGGCGGACCGTCAAGCGCCTCGTCGAGGAGGGGGTCGACGATCCGCTGGTAGTGACCGTGTTCCCCGACGGCGGCGAGCGGTACATGTCCACCGGGCTGTTCGAGGCCGAGGAGGCCGAGGACTGCCAGTGGGAGTGTGAGGACTGA